A single region of the Paraburkholderia sp. SOS3 genome encodes:
- a CDS encoding 2Fe-2S iron-sulfur cluster-binding protein translates to MFKDHALDHENAHDDTAGTAGAAPAQPSRRRFLQSAAAAATVGAAPHLHAQSQPAQPGAATAPPPAPVAARPVKLDINGREYTLQLEPRVTLLDALREYAGLMGTKKGCDRGQCGACTVLADGRRINACLTLAVMHEGEKITTVEGLAQNGALSPLQRAFIEHDAFQCGYCTPGQLCSATAMLDEFGAGTASTVTADVRRRPTQLTDDEIRERMSGNLCRCGAYANIVAAVRAANAGGTTTGSAGHDGRADTIGLVPAHIPTHA, encoded by the coding sequence ATGTTCAAGGATCACGCTCTCGACCACGAGAATGCGCACGACGACACTGCCGGCACCGCCGGCGCGGCTCCCGCCCAACCGTCGCGCCGCCGCTTCCTGCAATCGGCGGCGGCCGCCGCGACCGTCGGCGCCGCCCCGCATCTGCATGCGCAGTCGCAGCCCGCGCAACCGGGCGCTGCGACGGCACCGCCGCCCGCGCCCGTTGCCGCGCGGCCGGTGAAGCTCGATATCAACGGCCGCGAATACACGCTGCAACTCGAACCGCGCGTGACGCTGCTCGACGCGCTGCGCGAATACGCGGGCCTGATGGGCACGAAGAAAGGCTGCGATCGCGGGCAATGCGGCGCGTGCACGGTGCTCGCCGACGGTCGCCGCATCAATGCATGCCTGACGCTTGCGGTCATGCATGAAGGGGAAAAGATCACGACCGTGGAAGGCCTCGCGCAAAACGGCGCGCTGAGCCCGCTGCAGCGCGCGTTCATCGAGCACGATGCATTTCAATGCGGTTACTGCACGCCGGGCCAGTTGTGTTCGGCGACCGCGATGCTCGACGAATTCGGCGCAGGCACGGCGAGCACCGTCACCGCGGACGTGCGGCGCCGCCCGACGCAACTGACCGACGATGAAATCCGCGAGCGCATGAGCGGCAACCTCTGCCGCTGCGGCGCCTACGCGAATATCGTCGCAGCCGTGCGCGCGGCGAATGCCGGCGGCACGACCACCGGCAGCGCCGGCCACGACGGCCGCGCCGATACCATCGGCCTCGTCCCGGCTCACATTCCCACTCACGCGTAA
- a CDS encoding DUF4148 domain-containing protein: MKRLNKALIVASFVVLPLVGHAADNAPLTRAQVRADLIAAEQNGTFPLSKVHYPEPGWNPSAVYVANKAAQKMAQEAANRQANGADNSADKSANASVAASSYGGSNFGSSAQGARFDSADLGRAHPVDLYRHH, encoded by the coding sequence ATGAAACGCTTGAACAAGGCTCTGATCGTTGCTTCATTCGTTGTCCTTCCGCTTGTCGGCCATGCGGCGGACAACGCGCCGTTGACGCGCGCACAGGTCCGCGCCGACCTGATCGCGGCTGAACAGAATGGGACGTTTCCGCTGAGCAAGGTGCACTATCCGGAGCCCGGCTGGAATCCGTCGGCGGTCTACGTCGCGAACAAGGCCGCTCAAAAGATGGCGCAGGAAGCGGCGAACCGGCAGGCAAACGGTGCGGATAACAGCGCGGATAAGAGCGCGAACGCCAGCGTGGCGGCATCGTCGTACGGCGGCTCGAACTTCGGCAGCTCCGCACAAGGGGCGCGCTTCGATAGCGCCGATCTTGGGCGGGCACATCCGGTCGACCTGTATCGCCATCATTGA
- a CDS encoding LysR family transcriptional regulator has product MSAVEAFVRAAEARSFTGAAKQMGLTASGVSKAVSRLESQTGVVLLHRSTRSVGLTAEGAVFFDRCREILAGLKDAEAALQQSAQVPSGRLRIAAPMAFGRSVLMPALVAFKRQFPDITVETSFSDVMQDIIEEGFDIAVRIGDLPSSRLIAREVGFAHWVACASPEYLDEYGRPRTPDDLAGHDCVAYMSPDTRRCRDWHFMSGSRDWTVRVGDTARQVVDQCDALIDAALADSGIVYVHSYIAADHLRTGRLERVLDGYNTPRRTVHIIYPTLRQLSPKVRSFVDFAVEAIAGCNALYRPSEELDVA; this is encoded by the coding sequence TTGTCTGCCGTTGAGGCGTTTGTGCGTGCCGCTGAAGCCAGGAGTTTTACCGGCGCAGCCAAACAGATGGGGTTGACGGCTTCCGGCGTCAGCAAGGCGGTCAGCAGGCTCGAATCGCAAACCGGTGTCGTGCTGTTGCATCGCTCGACGCGAAGTGTCGGGCTGACCGCGGAAGGGGCCGTGTTTTTCGATCGATGTCGCGAGATTCTCGCCGGTCTCAAGGACGCGGAGGCGGCGTTGCAACAGTCCGCTCAAGTGCCGTCCGGCCGCTTGCGGATTGCGGCGCCGATGGCATTCGGCCGGTCGGTGCTGATGCCCGCGCTTGTCGCGTTCAAGCGGCAGTTTCCCGACATCACGGTCGAAACGAGCTTCTCGGATGTGATGCAGGACATCATCGAGGAAGGTTTCGATATCGCGGTGCGTATCGGCGATCTGCCGTCGAGCCGTCTGATTGCGCGCGAGGTCGGTTTTGCGCACTGGGTGGCTTGCGCGAGCCCCGAGTATCTGGACGAGTACGGCAGGCCTCGGACTCCTGACGATCTCGCCGGGCACGATTGCGTGGCGTATATGTCGCCCGATACGCGGCGTTGCCGCGACTGGCACTTCATGTCGGGCAGCCGCGACTGGACCGTGCGCGTCGGCGATACCGCGCGCCAGGTGGTCGACCAGTGCGACGCGCTGATCGATGCGGCGCTCGCCGACTCCGGCATCGTCTACGTGCACAGCTATATCGCAGCGGACCATCTGCGCACGGGCAGGCTCGAGCGCGTGCTCGACGGCTACAACACGCCGAGGCGCACGGTTCACATCATCTATCCGACCTTGCGGCAGCTTTCGCCGAAGGTCCGCTCGTTCGTGGACTTCGCAGTGGAGGCGATCGCGGGTTGCAATGCGCTGTATCGGCCGAGCGAAGAACTCGATGTAGCTTGA
- a CDS encoding aspartate carbamoyltransferase, whose amino-acid sequence MSVPQQAFLRDAMRRMNLTRDGFASRIGVSRRALDTWLLPDDSQESRAMPEIVERFVSEIVVSGAAPERYTQSVDSHRPTLASQMLFEGKPQLLSVDQFSRDSVEALFRVADIMQPIARRRKISRVLEGAVLGNLFFEASTRTRVSFGAAFCRLGGSVCDTTGFTFSSMAKGESIYDTSRVMSGYVDALVIRHPEQGSVAEFARATNVPVINGGDGPGEHPSQALLDLYTIQREFSRLGKIVDGAHIALVGDLKYGRTVHSLVKLLALYRGIKFTLISPPMLEMPTYIVEQISRNGHVIEQTHDLTNGLRGADVVYATRIQKERFTDESFEGYTPDFQINQALVDSACGPDTLIMHPLPRDSRPGANDLSTDLNHDSRLAIFRQTDNGIPVRMAIFAVLLGVETLVQHSMRDAAWRPPAYLGPDDAVFHGID is encoded by the coding sequence ATGAGCGTTCCGCAACAAGCCTTTCTGCGCGATGCGATGCGTCGCATGAATCTGACTCGCGACGGCTTCGCGAGCCGCATCGGCGTGTCGCGCCGCGCGCTCGACACCTGGCTGCTGCCCGATGACTCGCAGGAGTCGCGCGCGATGCCGGAAATCGTCGAGCGCTTCGTCTCGGAAATCGTCGTAAGCGGCGCCGCACCCGAAAGATATACGCAAAGCGTAGATTCGCACCGCCCGACGCTGGCGAGCCAGATGCTGTTCGAAGGCAAGCCGCAATTGCTGTCGGTCGACCAGTTCTCGCGCGATTCGGTCGAGGCGCTGTTTCGCGTCGCGGACATCATGCAGCCGATCGCGCGCCGCAGAAAAATCTCGCGTGTGCTCGAAGGCGCTGTGCTCGGCAACCTGTTCTTCGAAGCGAGCACGCGTACCCGCGTGAGCTTCGGCGCGGCGTTTTGCCGGCTCGGCGGCTCGGTGTGCGACACGACCGGCTTCACGTTTTCGTCGATGGCCAAGGGCGAGTCGATCTACGACACGAGCCGCGTCATGAGCGGCTATGTCGACGCGCTCGTGATCCGGCACCCGGAGCAAGGCTCGGTCGCGGAATTCGCGCGCGCGACCAACGTGCCCGTGATCAACGGCGGCGACGGGCCCGGCGAGCATCCGAGCCAGGCGCTGCTCGATCTCTACACGATCCAGCGCGAGTTCTCGCGTCTCGGCAAGATTGTGGACGGTGCGCATATCGCGCTGGTCGGCGATCTCAAGTACGGGCGCACCGTGCATTCGCTCGTGAAGCTGCTCGCGCTCTATCGCGGCATCAAGTTCACGCTGATCTCGCCGCCGATGCTCGAAATGCCGACGTATATCGTCGAGCAGATCTCGCGCAACGGCCACGTGATCGAGCAGACGCACGATCTGACGAACGGCTTGCGCGGCGCGGACGTCGTTTATGCAACGCGTATTCAGAAAGAGCGCTTCACCGACGAATCGTTCGAAGGCTACACGCCCGATTTCCAGATCAACCAGGCGCTCGTCGACAGCGCGTGCGGCCCCGACACGCTGATCATGCACCCGCTGCCGCGCGATAGCCGTCCCGGTGCGAACGACCTCAGCACCGATCTGAACCACGATTCACGGCTCGCGATCTTCCGGCAGACCGACAACGGCATTCCGGTGCGCATGGCAATTTTCGCGGTGCTGCTCGGCGTCGAGACGCTCGTCCAGCATTCGATGCGCGATGCGGCCTGGCGTCCGCCCGCGTATCTCGGCCCGGACGACGCGGTGTTTCACGGCATCGATTGA
- a CDS encoding putative bifunctional diguanylate cyclase/phosphodiesterase, protein MPSSYNLALVALSIVVATLASYTALDLAGRITLQAVSRQRRAWLAGGAAAMGVGIWSMHFIGMLAFSLPIPLGYDLPITGASLAIAFVVSYFALAIVTRRTLSRPRLIAGGVLMGAGIAGMHYTGMAAMRMAPGIRYEPALFAASLAIAVAASIAALWIAHTLRDSSQRRIIVKRIGAAALMGMAIAGMHYTGMAAADFAPGAICGAVQGANPSVIAGEHAQWLATSVILFTFAILVVTLLLSRFDARASVLAGSVSTLNNQIVRLATYDTLTGLLNRSSLTERIGRAIDVSRARHKPFAILFMDLDGFKTINDSLGHAFGDEVLKAFALRLLQSVRAADTVARLGGDEFVILAEDLTSAQDAAQMADAVLARMRDGIVADGQPLQVMPSIGVALFPQDGDSVDTLLRHADAAMYEAKREGRGIYRFFEARMNEAAMRTLKIQRALHEGLGKGYFALHFQPKFRGDNGEVAGAEALLRLDHPEFGQLAPVDFIPIAERSGQIVQIGYWVVRETCRQIRRWEAAGLPPMKVAVNLSPRQLIQPELVPTILDIARAEQVACAQLMFEITESVAMQDAPKTIATIHEFQQAGFDISIDDFGTGYSSLAYLQRFRVKQLKIDRFFTNGLDDDGHEGQAIVSAIIALAHSLDMDVVAEGVETESQYDKLKHMQCDEMQGFLLGRPLTADAFGALMHQQIRSHRDASALLN, encoded by the coding sequence ATGCCGAGCTCGTATAACCTTGCACTCGTCGCGTTGTCGATCGTCGTCGCCACGCTCGCGTCCTACACGGCACTGGACCTCGCGGGCCGCATCACGCTGCAGGCGGTCTCGCGCCAGCGCCGCGCGTGGCTCGCGGGCGGCGCAGCCGCGATGGGCGTCGGTATCTGGTCGATGCACTTCATCGGCATGCTCGCGTTTTCGCTGCCGATCCCGCTCGGCTACGATCTGCCGATCACCGGCGCGTCGCTCGCGATCGCCTTCGTCGTGTCCTACTTTGCGCTCGCGATCGTCACGCGGCGCACGCTGTCGCGCCCGCGCCTCATCGCGGGCGGCGTGCTGATGGGCGCCGGCATCGCCGGCATGCACTACACGGGTATGGCCGCGATGCGCATGGCACCGGGCATCCGGTATGAACCCGCGCTGTTCGCCGCTTCGCTTGCGATCGCCGTCGCGGCGTCGATCGCCGCGCTATGGATCGCGCACACGCTGCGCGATTCGAGCCAGCGCCGCATCATCGTGAAAAGGATCGGCGCAGCCGCGCTGATGGGCATGGCGATCGCGGGCATGCACTACACGGGCATGGCCGCCGCCGACTTCGCGCCTGGCGCGATCTGCGGCGCCGTGCAGGGCGCGAACCCGAGCGTGATCGCCGGCGAGCACGCGCAGTGGCTGGCGACCAGCGTCATTCTGTTCACGTTCGCGATTCTCGTCGTCACGCTGCTGCTGTCGCGCTTCGATGCGCGTGCAAGCGTGCTCGCAGGCTCGGTCTCGACGCTGAACAACCAGATCGTGCGCCTTGCGACCTACGACACGCTGACCGGCCTCTTGAACCGCAGTTCGCTGACCGAGCGGATCGGGCGTGCGATCGACGTGTCGCGAGCGCGCCATAAGCCGTTCGCGATTCTGTTCATGGACCTCGACGGCTTCAAGACGATCAACGACTCGCTCGGCCACGCGTTCGGCGACGAAGTGCTGAAGGCGTTCGCGCTGCGTCTGCTGCAATCGGTGCGCGCGGCGGACACGGTCGCGCGTCTGGGCGGCGACGAGTTCGTGATTCTTGCCGAAGACCTGACGTCGGCACAGGATGCCGCACAGATGGCCGACGCCGTGCTCGCGCGCATGCGCGACGGCATCGTCGCCGACGGCCAGCCGCTGCAGGTGATGCCGAGCATCGGCGTCGCGCTGTTCCCGCAGGATGGCGACAGCGTCGACACGCTGCTGCGCCACGCGGACGCCGCCATGTACGAAGCGAAGCGCGAAGGCCGCGGCATCTACCGCTTCTTCGAAGCGCGCATGAACGAGGCCGCGATGCGAACGCTGAAAATCCAGCGCGCGTTGCACGAAGGTCTCGGCAAAGGTTATTTCGCGCTGCATTTCCAGCCGAAATTCCGCGGCGACAACGGCGAGGTCGCCGGCGCCGAAGCACTGTTGCGGCTCGATCATCCGGAATTCGGCCAGCTCGCGCCCGTCGATTTCATTCCGATCGCCGAGCGTTCGGGCCAGATCGTGCAGATCGGCTACTGGGTCGTACGCGAGACGTGCCGCCAGATCCGGCGCTGGGAAGCGGCCGGCCTGCCGCCGATGAAAGTAGCGGTCAACCTGTCGCCGCGCCAGCTGATCCAGCCCGAACTCGTGCCGACCATTCTCGACATCGCGCGGGCCGAACAGGTCGCGTGCGCGCAACTGATGTTCGAAATCACCGAAAGCGTCGCGATGCAGGATGCGCCGAAGACGATCGCGACCATCCACGAGTTCCAGCAGGCGGGCTTCGACATCTCGATCGACGATTTCGGCACCGGCTATTCGAGCCTCGCGTACCTGCAGCGCTTTCGCGTCAAACAGCTGAAGATCGACCGCTTCTTCACGAACGGGCTCGACGACGACGGCCACGAAGGCCAGGCGATCGTGTCGGCGATCATCGCCCTCGCGCACTCGCTCGACATGGACGTGGTGGCCGAAGGCGTCGAGACGGAGTCGCAGTACGACAAGCTCAAACACATGCAATGCGACGAAATGCAGGGCTTTCTGCTCGGCCGTCCGCTGACGGCCGATGCGTTCGGCGCGTTGATGCACCAGCAGATCCGGAGCCATCGCGACGCATCCGCGCTTCTGAACTGA
- a CDS encoding nitrogen fixation protein NifQ produces the protein MTLPNDDAPTPRDACVQSLLDHAVNRVRADTIAFARLIGAKLASGALQELGLPRDTLGALAARHFPGAVLSGAMPLEAFPEHPDATQHQSFVDDLRRLLLRHERPPIANAIDAWCLATIVSTACLRGDHLWRDLGLDGRDDVTDIMTRHYPRLVARNVDNLRWKRFLAEQVALDKGRTPGPAPGCPGCEDFGFCFPKT, from the coding sequence ATGACCTTGCCGAACGATGACGCGCCTACGCCGCGCGACGCCTGTGTACAAAGCCTGCTCGATCACGCGGTCAACCGTGTGCGGGCCGACACCATCGCGTTCGCGCGACTGATCGGCGCGAAGCTTGCGAGCGGCGCGCTGCAGGAGCTCGGGTTGCCGCGCGACACGCTCGGCGCACTGGCCGCGCGCCATTTCCCCGGCGCCGTGCTGAGCGGGGCCATGCCGCTCGAAGCGTTTCCCGAACACCCCGATGCGACGCAACATCAGTCATTCGTCGACGATCTGCGCCGGCTGTTGCTGCGTCACGAACGGCCACCGATCGCGAACGCAATCGACGCGTGGTGCCTCGCCACGATCGTTTCAACCGCGTGCCTGCGTGGCGATCACTTGTGGCGCGATCTCGGTCTCGATGGCCGCGACGACGTCACCGACATCATGACGCGCCACTATCCGAGGCTCGTTGCGCGCAACGTCGACAACCTGCGCTGGAAGCGCTTTCTCGCCGAGCAGGTCGCGCTCGACAAAGGGCGCACGCCCGGCCCCGCGCCCGGATGTCCCGGCTGCGAAGACTTCGGCTTCTGTTTTCCGAAAACGTGA
- a CDS encoding FUSC family protein — MNPLNAYTQLSRSAIVSLGRELAAWKPSQERALFGAQTVLSVVLAVAVAHALHLTNTWWAAISGFAVMQTSFQGSIERSTYRILGTLLGALVGTVVGPLIGDRPWLFIPVIGAIGGFCVYSGNGAVASYAWVLGGITSLLVTYEAHILGSMEKTASFAVLRVAEVLVGTLSCVVVAGLFHVVIEWHRRRRTGDAAPSPAAAAAPPLRELRAARMLLGLQSGLAIAIIAALTYTLNLPGFAQALVTTVAVMVLPAASLTSRDQKPVVQKMVQRVTGCVLAGALGIALLPLMNGKEIPCLIALSCGVWVGCHVQSGSAGASYVGRQFTIAFIMVFVQDHHWSADPLPALMRLEGILIGIVTLAAVMFATANLPFLPSADEASP; from the coding sequence ATGAATCCGCTCAACGCCTATACCCAGCTCTCGCGCTCGGCGATTGTTTCGCTCGGACGCGAACTCGCCGCATGGAAGCCGTCGCAGGAGCGCGCGCTGTTCGGCGCTCAAACCGTGCTGTCGGTCGTACTCGCCGTAGCGGTCGCGCACGCGCTGCATCTGACGAACACCTGGTGGGCCGCGATCAGCGGCTTCGCGGTCATGCAGACGAGCTTCCAGGGCAGCATCGAGCGTTCCACGTACCGCATCCTCGGCACGCTGCTCGGCGCGCTCGTGGGCACCGTCGTCGGCCCGTTGATCGGCGACCGGCCGTGGCTCTTCATTCCGGTGATCGGCGCGATCGGCGGCTTCTGCGTCTACTCCGGCAACGGCGCGGTGGCTTCATATGCGTGGGTGCTCGGCGGCATCACGTCCCTGCTCGTCACCTACGAGGCGCACATCCTCGGGTCGATGGAGAAGACCGCGTCGTTCGCCGTGTTGCGAGTCGCCGAAGTGCTCGTCGGGACGCTGTCGTGCGTCGTGGTGGCGGGGCTTTTCCACGTCGTGATCGAATGGCATCGGCGCAGGCGGACCGGCGACGCGGCGCCCTCGCCCGCCGCCGCGGCCGCGCCGCCCTTGCGCGAGCTGCGCGCCGCGCGGATGCTGCTCGGTCTGCAATCGGGACTGGCCATCGCCATCATCGCGGCGCTCACCTATACGCTGAACCTGCCTGGCTTCGCGCAGGCGCTCGTGACCACGGTCGCCGTGATGGTGCTGCCCGCCGCATCGCTGACGAGCCGCGATCAGAAACCGGTCGTGCAGAAGATGGTGCAGCGGGTAACCGGGTGTGTGCTGGCCGGCGCGCTCGGCATTGCGCTGCTGCCGCTCATGAACGGCAAGGAGATCCCATGCCTGATCGCGCTGTCGTGCGGCGTGTGGGTGGGCTGCCACGTGCAGAGCGGCAGCGCCGGCGCAAGCTACGTGGGCCGCCAGTTTACGATCGCGTTCATCATGGTGTTCGTGCAGGACCATCACTGGTCGGCCGATCCGCTGCCCGCGCTGATGCGGCTCGAAGGCATCCTGATCGGCATCGTCACCCTCGCCGCCGTGATGTTCGCAACGGCAAACCTGCCGTTCCTGCCGTCCGCCGACGAAGCGAGTCCGTAG
- a CDS encoding LysE family translocator, protein MALSGLLVFALALVVAAGSPGPSIAALVARVMTNGLREVLPFLAAMWLGEALWLGCAVAGLVALAHTFAAVFVALKVAGIAYLLYLAWKMWRAPADVRESPLPAHRSAWRMFGAGLAVTLGNPKIMVFYLALLPTLVDLSHVGTLAWLELTLTMLVVLSAVDLGWALVAARARKLLTSRRAVRIANRASATMMAGAAAAIATR, encoded by the coding sequence ATGGCTTTGTCTGGTCTGCTTGTCTTTGCACTCGCGCTCGTCGTCGCGGCCGGTTCCCCCGGCCCAAGTATCGCCGCGCTCGTCGCCCGCGTGATGACCAACGGACTGCGCGAGGTGCTGCCGTTCCTCGCCGCAATGTGGCTTGGCGAAGCGCTCTGGCTTGGTTGCGCGGTCGCCGGTCTCGTCGCGCTCGCGCACACGTTCGCGGCCGTGTTCGTCGCGCTGAAAGTTGCCGGTATCGCGTATCTGCTGTACCTCGCCTGGAAGATGTGGCGAGCGCCGGCCGACGTGCGCGAGAGCCCGTTGCCCGCGCATCGATCGGCATGGCGCATGTTCGGCGCGGGGCTCGCGGTCACGCTCGGCAATCCGAAAATCATGGTCTTCTATCTCGCGCTGCTGCCGACGCTCGTCGATCTGTCGCATGTCGGCACGCTCGCCTGGCTTGAGCTCACGCTCACCATGCTCGTCGTATTGAGCGCGGTCGATCTCGGCTGGGCGCTCGTTGCCGCGCGCGCCCGCAAGCTGCTGACGAGCCGGCGCGCCGTGCGCATCGCGAATCGCGCGAGCGCGACGATGATGGCGGGCGCCGCCGCGGCCATCGCCACGCGCTAG
- a CDS encoding VTT domain-containing protein translates to MDPLHLLQIALHFDQHLPSLIAQYGPAVYAMLFAIVFVEIGFLPLFFLPGDPLIFICGAFAATGALDIRLVVPVLFAATVAGSIVCYLLGRALGEKVYSADYRWLDRNALRSAHAFYEARGGYTFLLSPFIAVVRTFAPFVAGVARMTFARFASFVIAGAALWIVSLVAGGYLFGNVPLVRDHMSSIVLLGIGLGVGSLVVGALWRRVNAYRRG, encoded by the coding sequence ATGGATCCCCTGCATCTTCTGCAAATCGCCCTTCACTTCGACCAGCACCTGCCGTCGCTGATCGCGCAATACGGCCCTGCGGTCTACGCGATGCTGTTCGCGATCGTGTTCGTCGAGATCGGTTTTCTACCGCTGTTCTTTCTGCCTGGCGATCCGCTGATCTTCATCTGCGGTGCGTTCGCCGCGACCGGCGCGCTCGACATCCGGCTCGTCGTGCCGGTGCTGTTCGCAGCGACAGTCGCGGGCAGCATCGTCTGCTATCTGCTCGGGCGGGCGCTCGGCGAAAAGGTCTACAGCGCGGACTATCGATGGCTGGACCGCAACGCGCTGCGCAGCGCGCACGCGTTCTACGAGGCACGCGGCGGCTACACGTTCCTGCTGTCGCCCTTCATCGCGGTGGTGCGGACCTTCGCGCCGTTCGTCGCCGGCGTCGCACGGATGACGTTTGCGCGTTTCGCGTCGTTCGTGATCGCCGGCGCGGCCTTGTGGATCGTATCGCTCGTTGCCGGCGGCTATCTGTTCGGCAACGTGCCGCTCGTGCGCGACCATATGAGTTCGATCGTGCTGCTGGGCATCGGGCTTGGCGTCGGGTCACTGGTCGTCGGCGCGCTGTGGCGTCGCGTGAATGCATACCGGCGAGGATAA